A stretch of Henckelia pumila isolate YLH828 chromosome 4, ASM3356847v2, whole genome shotgun sequence DNA encodes these proteins:
- the LOC140863471 gene encoding uncharacterized protein isoform X1, whose translation MSVALSSLRGHFFKHLTSRRPITAFSSFRRRTSSLAPPDRLSSIWSAKPLLQKQRRGRNFTAISYSTLSSAGSSITGDDSLTSPYLSVRIFCPSHAADALSECLMCFGAGSTTIDFRDDHDSDKEIWISSIFNVSQDVKSCISLAADSVGLKEIPNYVVEMHDHTDWIKQTQESFHPVEITEGIWIVPEWRSPPNPRAINVILNPGLAFGTGEHPTTKLCLLLLHRSIKGAESFLDYGTGSGILAIAALKFGADLSVGFDIEAQAITSAKHNAALNDIGPDKLRLSLVPSQNNPHFENEFQNENSTEHDSIIFAKEKYDVVIANILLYPLLDLADRIVSYAMPGAIVGVSGIISEQVPCVIERYSQFLDNITVSTMEDWACISGSKKSTSRHSAGFKRNSHGLNIPGRPTSHVDCSKNRKVEFVGCLMFHPLAAETYTVWKRYACPRLV comes from the exons ATGTCAGTTGCGCTGTCTTCTCTTCGAGGTCATTTCTTCAAGCACCTTACATCCCGCCGGCCCATAACCGCCTTCTCCTCCTTCCGCCGCCGCACCTCAAGCCTCGCTCCGCCCGACCGCCTCTCATCCATCTGGTCAGCTAAACCGCTGCTCCAGAAGCAACGACGGGGCCGCAATTTCACCGCCATTAGTTATTCTACTCTTTCGTCGGCTGGTAGCAGCATTACTGGCGACGATTCACTCACTTCTCCTTACCTTTCAGTCCGAATTTTCTGCCCCAGTCACGCCGCT GACGCACTATCGGAATGTCTTATGTGTTTCGGAGCTGGTTCGACTACCATTGATTTTCGAGATGACCACGACTCGGATAAAGAG ATATGGATCTCTAGTATATTTAATGTGAGCCAGGATGTGAAAAGCTGCATTTCGTTGGCTGCAGACTCTGTTGGATTGAAAGAAATACCAAATTACGTAGTTGAGATGCACGATCATACTGACTGGATCAAGCAAACCCAG GAATCTTTTCATCCGGTTGAAATTACAGAGGGAATCTGGATTGTGCCTGAGTGGAGAAGTCCTCCA AATCCCCGGGCAATAAACGTAATTTTGAATCCAGGTTTGGCATTTGGAACTGGGGAGCATCCCACAACAAAATTGTGCCTGCTGCTGCTGCATCGTTCGATAAAAGGAGCAGAATCTTTTCTTGACTATGGTACAGGTTCGGGTATTCTTGCAATTGCTGCACTGAAG TTCGGTGCGGATCTATCAGTTGGGTTTGACATCGAAGCGCAAGCAATTACATCTGCAAAGCATAATGCTGCTCTGAACGACATAGGGCCAGATAAATTGCGGCTGAGTCTTGTTCCAAGCCAAAATAATCCTCACTTTGAGAATGAATTTCAGAATGAAAATTCAACTGAGCATGATTCAATTATTTTTGCCAAAGAGAAGTATGATGTGGTTATTGCAAATATACTACTCTATCCTCTTCTGGATTTGGCAGATCGAATTGTCTCATACGCAATGCCGGGAGCTATTGTGGGCGTCTCTGGTATCATATCCGAACAG GTTCCATGTGTAATTGAACGTTATTCCCAGTTCCTGGATAACATCACGGTATCAACAATGGAAGACTGGGCTTGCATAAGTGGTTCAAAGAAAAGCACTA GCAGACATTCAGCTGGCTTCAAGAGAAACTCTCATGGTCTCAATATTCCTGGGAGGCCAACATCTCATGTAGATTGCTCTAAAAACAG
- the LOC140863471 gene encoding uncharacterized protein isoform X2, translating to MSVALSSLRGHFFKHLTSRRPITAFSSFRRRTSSLAPPDRLSSIWSAKPLLQKQRRGRNFTAISYSTLSSAGSSITGDDSLTSPYLSVRIFCPSHAADALSECLMCFGAGSTTIDFRDDHDSDKEIWISSIFNVSQDVKSCISLAADSVGLKEIPNYVVEMHDHTDWIKQTQESFHPVEITEGIWIVPEWRSPPNPRAINVILNPGLAFGTGEHPTTKLCLLLLHRSIKGAESFLDYGTGSGILAIAALKFGADLSVGFDIEAQAITSAKHNAALNDIGPDKLRLSLVPSQNNPHFENEFQNENSTEHDSIIFAKEKYDVVIANILLYPLLDLADRIVSYAMPGAIVGVSGIISEQVPCVIERYSQFLDNITVSTMEDWACISGSKKSTS from the exons ATGTCAGTTGCGCTGTCTTCTCTTCGAGGTCATTTCTTCAAGCACCTTACATCCCGCCGGCCCATAACCGCCTTCTCCTCCTTCCGCCGCCGCACCTCAAGCCTCGCTCCGCCCGACCGCCTCTCATCCATCTGGTCAGCTAAACCGCTGCTCCAGAAGCAACGACGGGGCCGCAATTTCACCGCCATTAGTTATTCTACTCTTTCGTCGGCTGGTAGCAGCATTACTGGCGACGATTCACTCACTTCTCCTTACCTTTCAGTCCGAATTTTCTGCCCCAGTCACGCCGCT GACGCACTATCGGAATGTCTTATGTGTTTCGGAGCTGGTTCGACTACCATTGATTTTCGAGATGACCACGACTCGGATAAAGAG ATATGGATCTCTAGTATATTTAATGTGAGCCAGGATGTGAAAAGCTGCATTTCGTTGGCTGCAGACTCTGTTGGATTGAAAGAAATACCAAATTACGTAGTTGAGATGCACGATCATACTGACTGGATCAAGCAAACCCAG GAATCTTTTCATCCGGTTGAAATTACAGAGGGAATCTGGATTGTGCCTGAGTGGAGAAGTCCTCCA AATCCCCGGGCAATAAACGTAATTTTGAATCCAGGTTTGGCATTTGGAACTGGGGAGCATCCCACAACAAAATTGTGCCTGCTGCTGCTGCATCGTTCGATAAAAGGAGCAGAATCTTTTCTTGACTATGGTACAGGTTCGGGTATTCTTGCAATTGCTGCACTGAAG TTCGGTGCGGATCTATCAGTTGGGTTTGACATCGAAGCGCAAGCAATTACATCTGCAAAGCATAATGCTGCTCTGAACGACATAGGGCCAGATAAATTGCGGCTGAGTCTTGTTCCAAGCCAAAATAATCCTCACTTTGAGAATGAATTTCAGAATGAAAATTCAACTGAGCATGATTCAATTATTTTTGCCAAAGAGAAGTATGATGTGGTTATTGCAAATATACTACTCTATCCTCTTCTGGATTTGGCAGATCGAATTGTCTCATACGCAATGCCGGGAGCTATTGTGGGCGTCTCTGGTATCATATCCGAACAG GTTCCATGTGTAATTGAACGTTATTCCCAGTTCCTGGATAACATCACGGTATCAACAATGGAAGACTGGGCTTGCATAAGTGGTTCAAAGAAAAGCACTAGTTAG